In the genome of Bradysia coprophila strain Holo2 unplaced genomic scaffold, BU_Bcop_v1 contig_232, whole genome shotgun sequence, one region contains:
- the LOC119076794 gene encoding farnesol dehydrogenase-like: MDKWIGKVAVVTGASAGIGKAIVKDLAKAGIHVVGLARRDEKIVEYVRELGNTSGKVYARKCDISDQQSVKQTFQWIEQQFGSISILINNAAILYNGTILDPGDDAMDQLNAVINTNFTGAVQCSREAIRLIEKSCDHGLVVNINSIAGNYVPFGMGTNVYAASKHALRAFSEVLRHELVVKKDSKIRVSNLSPGVVETEMAVAAGMVSDASLIYQHLPHLSSENVSESVMFLLQVPYNVNITQLTIQPVGEKA, encoded by the coding sequence ATGGACAAGTGGATCGGAAAAGTAGCTGTTGTTACGGGAGCATCAGCAGGAATTGGTAAAGCAATTGTGAAAGACTTGGCCAAAGCTGGCATTCACGTCGTCGGACTGGCGAGACGCGACGAAAAAATCGTAGAATACGTCCGGGAACTAGGAAACACATCGGGTAAAGTGTATGcacgaaaatgtgatatatCCGACCAGCAATCGGTAAAACAGACATTCCAATGGATTGAACAGCAGTTCGGATCAATAAGCATTCTGATTAACAATGCGGCTATTCTGTACAACGGAACAATTCTCGATCCAGGTGATGATGCTATGGATCAACTGAATGCAGTTATCAATACGAATTTTACCGGTGCCGTTCAGTGCAGCCGAGAAGCGATACGATTGATAGAAAAGTCTTGTGATCACGGGCTGGTTGTTAATATCAATTCCATTGCCGGCAATTATGTGCCGTTTGGAATGGGAACGAATGTGTATGCTGCATCGAAACACGCCCTTCGCGCGTTCAGCGAAGTATTGCGTCATGAGTTGGTCGTGAAAAAGGACAGTAAAATCCGAGTGTCGAACCTGAGTCCGGGTGTTGTAGAAACGGAAATGGCAGTGGCCGCAGGCATGGTTAGTGATGCTTCGTTGATTTATCAACATTTACCGCATTTGTCGTCGGAGAATGTGTCTGAGTCAGTGATGTTTCTGCTGCAAGTTCCATACAATGTAAATATTACGCAGCTCACAATTCAGCCAGTGGGTGAGAAGGCTTGA
- the LOC119076792 gene encoding nudix hydrolase 8 isoform X2: MLNCWQQARQLIRKSFPINETILRPLFIQERKFISTTDMEPKVDVFNGIRDRYQGVTVSSTASEPLDITKFPIKLQKSLEYWQEQQCRSVWFKVDVGNSDVVPILAKNGFDFHHAKEGFVMMVKWLPTDETSNIPVYAHTMVGVGGLVINNKNQVLSITEKQAIIAGSWKLPGGYVEPGEDLVDAVIREVEEETGVKTKFLSLLSVRHAHSFNFRCSDLYFVMALTTTDDSALVNCPREIADSKWMDFDEFLTHPNVHELNRSFLRTYLHYRDAGIKIDCTEHEHQLLRRKYKLFSFEPSQEDGDVVTKKGNL, translated from the exons ATGTTGAATTGCTGGCAGCAGGCGAGACAATTGATAAGAAAATCTTTTCCGATCAATGAGACGATTTTAAGGCCACTTTTCATTCAAGAGAG aaaattcatttcaacaaCTGATATGGAACCGAAAGTAGATGTATTCAACGGTATTAGAGACAGGTATCAAGGTGTCACAGTCAGTAGTACCGCATCCGAGCCACTTGATATcacaaaatttccaattaaattaCAAA AATCGCTAGAGTATTGGCAAGAGCAACAATGTCGGTCGGTTTGGTTTAAAGTCGATGTGGGTAATTCGGATGTTGTTCCCATTTTGGCGAAG AATggtttcgattttcatcatgCCAAAGAGGGATTTGTTATGATG GTAAAATGGCTACCGACCGACGAAACATCAAACATTCCTGTGTACGCCCACACCATGGTCGGAGTTGGAGGTCTGGTgatcaacaataaaaatcaggtgctgtcgataacagagaAACAAGCAATAATTGCTGGCAGTTGGAAGCTACCCGGCGGTTACGTAGAGCCAG GCGAAGATCTAGTTGACGCTGTCATCCGTGAGGTTGAAGAAGAAACGGGCGTTAAAACGAAATTCCTCAGTTTGCTCAGCGTACGCCATGCTCATAGTTTCAATTTCCGTTGTTCGGATCTGTATTTCGTAATGGCCTTGACGACAACGGACGACAGTGCGTTGGTGAATTGTCCACGTGAAATAGCCGACAGTAAATGGATGGATTTCGACGAATTCCTAACACATCCGAATGTGCACGAACTGAACCGCAGTTTTCTGAGGACGTATCTCCATTATCGCGATGCGGGCATTAAAATCGATTGCACTGAGCATGAGCATCAGCTGTTGCGGAGAAAATATAAACTGTTTTCGTTTGAGCCATCGCAAGAGGATGGCGACGTTGTAACTAAAAAAGGGAATTTGTAG
- the LOC119076792 gene encoding nudix hydrolase 8 isoform X1: MLNCWQQARQLIRKSFPINETILRPLFIQERNEINLSSRITFAFRKFISTTDMEPKVDVFNGIRDRYQGVTVSSTASEPLDITKFPIKLQKSLEYWQEQQCRSVWFKVDVGNSDVVPILAKNGFDFHHAKEGFVMMVKWLPTDETSNIPVYAHTMVGVGGLVINNKNQVLSITEKQAIIAGSWKLPGGYVEPGEDLVDAVIREVEEETGVKTKFLSLLSVRHAHSFNFRCSDLYFVMALTTTDDSALVNCPREIADSKWMDFDEFLTHPNVHELNRSFLRTYLHYRDAGIKIDCTEHEHQLLRRKYKLFSFEPSQEDGDVVTKKGNL, translated from the exons ATGTTGAATTGCTGGCAGCAGGCGAGACAATTGATAAGAAAATCTTTTCCGATCAATGAGACGATTTTAAGGCCACTTTTCATTCAAGAGAG AAACGAAATCAACCTCTCGTCTCGTATCACATTCGCAtttagaaaattcatttcaacaaCTGATATGGAACCGAAAGTAGATGTATTCAACGGTATTAGAGACAGGTATCAAGGTGTCACAGTCAGTAGTACCGCATCCGAGCCACTTGATATcacaaaatttccaattaaattaCAAA AATCGCTAGAGTATTGGCAAGAGCAACAATGTCGGTCGGTTTGGTTTAAAGTCGATGTGGGTAATTCGGATGTTGTTCCCATTTTGGCGAAG AATggtttcgattttcatcatgCCAAAGAGGGATTTGTTATGATG GTAAAATGGCTACCGACCGACGAAACATCAAACATTCCTGTGTACGCCCACACCATGGTCGGAGTTGGAGGTCTGGTgatcaacaataaaaatcaggtgctgtcgataacagagaAACAAGCAATAATTGCTGGCAGTTGGAAGCTACCCGGCGGTTACGTAGAGCCAG GCGAAGATCTAGTTGACGCTGTCATCCGTGAGGTTGAAGAAGAAACGGGCGTTAAAACGAAATTCCTCAGTTTGCTCAGCGTACGCCATGCTCATAGTTTCAATTTCCGTTGTTCGGATCTGTATTTCGTAATGGCCTTGACGACAACGGACGACAGTGCGTTGGTGAATTGTCCACGTGAAATAGCCGACAGTAAATGGATGGATTTCGACGAATTCCTAACACATCCGAATGTGCACGAACTGAACCGCAGTTTTCTGAGGACGTATCTCCATTATCGCGATGCGGGCATTAAAATCGATTGCACTGAGCATGAGCATCAGCTGTTGCGGAGAAAATATAAACTGTTTTCGTTTGAGCCATCGCAAGAGGATGGCGACGTTGTAACTAAAAAAGGGAATTTGTAG
- the LOC119076795 gene encoding actin-related protein 8 isoform X2 — protein MPSDCPEVQAQQIIIIHPGSFNLRIGRASDLNPHRILHAVARRRKPGGNVYSDSFLPTSIAKSKELLQELEDCRIQVSHTLQSCLQSDGRRRYATPPQQISAFNRRSTPDVVVEKSEDWLHPNLETVFGEEILDLDPNGEYNVHFPIRRGEFNLHSNVGGSLTCVLADLQEIWEYVLQCKMDIKLSDLHSYKAVLVIPDIYHRGHLKELMNLMLTKIGFGSCFFVQDHVAATFGAGLGYACVVDVGDQKTSVSCVEDGISHPNTRVRLEYGGADVTQTFHWLLQKCAFPYKECDEKMPQDAMLLKSLKEDFCHVNLDICGSQEKSFKISQPGRSQVVYTLQVGDECIVAPLSLFHTELLGVTGVKKEAKVQKTAAHQTDPEDCFDAEYLRETGRKGAKEQMDQIQIDGSVLPTNDNPEEDIVVDALEVEREMKPFDKEFVLPGGQIIGLDQAVLQSIERCPNDELKRKMYGCILVVGGGMKFIGIGKWLQNRVGLQIPYLYRSEHLDIVTSPKEMDPAMTAWKGAAVMSCLESAPELWIQGAEWQKHGLRILREKAPFMW, from the exons atgcCATCGGATTGTCCAGAA GTCCAAGCTCAACAAATCATCATCATTCATCCGGGCTCGTTCAATCTACGAATTGGTCGGGCATCTGATTTGAATCCGCATCGGATTTTGCATGCAGTGGCTCGTCGACGGAAGCCAGGTGGAAACGTTTATTCGGACTCCTTCCTTCCCACAAGCATAGCAAAG agCAAGGAACTTCTTCAAGAGCTGGAGGACTGTCGAATTCAAGTATCGCACACGCTACAGTCATGCCTGCAATCGGATGGACGACGTCGTTACGCTACACCACCGCAGCAAATATCAGCATTCAATCGTAGATCGACACCGGACGTTGTGGTCGAAAAGTCGGAAGACTGGCTGCATCCGAATCTCGAAACGGTTTTCGGTGAGGAGATCTTGGATTTAGATCCGAACGGCGAGTACAACGTACATTTTCCGATTCGACGCGGGGAGTTCAATCTTCATTCGAATGTTGGTGGCTCGTTAACGTGCGTGTTGGCGGATCTGCAAGAGATCTGGGAGTATGTGCTGCAATGTAAGATGGATATTAAGCTGAG tgaCCTGCATTCGTATAAAGCGGTTTTGGTCATTCCGGACATATATCATCGGG GTCACTTGAAGGAGCTAATGAATTTAATGCTAACGAAAATTGGTTTCGGCAGCTGCTTTTTCGTTCAG GATCATGTAGCAGCAACATTCGGTGCCGGACTTGGCTATGCTTGTGTTGTTGACGTCGGTGATCAGAAGACATCCGTGTCCTGTGTAGAAGACGGAATTTCACATCCGAATACAAG AGTTCGTTTAGAATACGGCGGTGCAGACGTTACGCAGACATTTCACTGGCTACTACAGAAATGTGCATTTCCATATAAAGAATGTGACGAAAAGATGCCACAAGACGCAATGCTTTTGAAATCGCTGAAGGAAGATTTCTGTCACGTGAATTTG GACATATGTGGCTCGCAggaaaaatcctttaaaattaGTCAACCAGGGAGATCACAGGTCGTCTATACATTGCAAGTGGGCGACGAATGTATCGTAGCTCCGTTGAGTCTCTTTCACACGGAGCTACTCGGTGTGACTGGAGTAAAAAAGGAGGCAAAAGTACAAAAGACAGCAGCGCATCAAACCGATCCAGAAGATTGTTTCGATGCCGAGTATTTACGTGAGACTGGT CGTAAAGGCGCCAAAGAGCAAATGGACCAAATTCAAATCGATGGTTCCGTTCTTCCGACCAACGACAATCCCGAGGAAGACATTGTGGTTGATGCGCTCGAAGTGGAGCGCGAAATGAAACCATTCGACAAGGAATTTGTTTTGCCCGGTGGTCAAATAATTGGACTGGATCAGGCCGTTCTACAGAGCATTGAACGATGCC CAAACGACGAACTGAAACGCAAAATGTACGGCTGCATATTGGTGGTTGGTGGTGGAATGAAATTCATTGGAATCGGAAAGTGGCTACAAAATCGAGTCGGACTGCAAATTCCCTATTTATATCGATCGGAACACCTGGACATCGTCACCAGTCCGAAGGAAATGGATCCGGCGATGACAG CTTGGAAAGGTGCTGCTGTTATGTCTTGTCTGGAAAGCGCACCGGAATTGTGGATTCAGGGCGCAGAGTGGCAAAAGCATGGATTGAGAATATTAAGGGAGAAGGCACCGTTTATGTGGTAA
- the LOC119076795 gene encoding actin-related protein 8 isoform X1 produces MPSDCPEQVQAQQIIIIHPGSFNLRIGRASDLNPHRILHAVARRRKPGGNVYSDSFLPTSIAKSKELLQELEDCRIQVSHTLQSCLQSDGRRRYATPPQQISAFNRRSTPDVVVEKSEDWLHPNLETVFGEEILDLDPNGEYNVHFPIRRGEFNLHSNVGGSLTCVLADLQEIWEYVLQCKMDIKLSDLHSYKAVLVIPDIYHRGHLKELMNLMLTKIGFGSCFFVQDHVAATFGAGLGYACVVDVGDQKTSVSCVEDGISHPNTRVRLEYGGADVTQTFHWLLQKCAFPYKECDEKMPQDAMLLKSLKEDFCHVNLDICGSQEKSFKISQPGRSQVVYTLQVGDECIVAPLSLFHTELLGVTGVKKEAKVQKTAAHQTDPEDCFDAEYLRETGRKGAKEQMDQIQIDGSVLPTNDNPEEDIVVDALEVEREMKPFDKEFVLPGGQIIGLDQAVLQSIERCPNDELKRKMYGCILVVGGGMKFIGIGKWLQNRVGLQIPYLYRSEHLDIVTSPKEMDPAMTAWKGAAVMSCLESAPELWIQGAEWQKHGLRILREKAPFMW; encoded by the exons atgcCATCGGATTGTCCAGAA CAGGTCCAAGCTCAACAAATCATCATCATTCATCCGGGCTCGTTCAATCTACGAATTGGTCGGGCATCTGATTTGAATCCGCATCGGATTTTGCATGCAGTGGCTCGTCGACGGAAGCCAGGTGGAAACGTTTATTCGGACTCCTTCCTTCCCACAAGCATAGCAAAG agCAAGGAACTTCTTCAAGAGCTGGAGGACTGTCGAATTCAAGTATCGCACACGCTACAGTCATGCCTGCAATCGGATGGACGACGTCGTTACGCTACACCACCGCAGCAAATATCAGCATTCAATCGTAGATCGACACCGGACGTTGTGGTCGAAAAGTCGGAAGACTGGCTGCATCCGAATCTCGAAACGGTTTTCGGTGAGGAGATCTTGGATTTAGATCCGAACGGCGAGTACAACGTACATTTTCCGATTCGACGCGGGGAGTTCAATCTTCATTCGAATGTTGGTGGCTCGTTAACGTGCGTGTTGGCGGATCTGCAAGAGATCTGGGAGTATGTGCTGCAATGTAAGATGGATATTAAGCTGAG tgaCCTGCATTCGTATAAAGCGGTTTTGGTCATTCCGGACATATATCATCGGG GTCACTTGAAGGAGCTAATGAATTTAATGCTAACGAAAATTGGTTTCGGCAGCTGCTTTTTCGTTCAG GATCATGTAGCAGCAACATTCGGTGCCGGACTTGGCTATGCTTGTGTTGTTGACGTCGGTGATCAGAAGACATCCGTGTCCTGTGTAGAAGACGGAATTTCACATCCGAATACAAG AGTTCGTTTAGAATACGGCGGTGCAGACGTTACGCAGACATTTCACTGGCTACTACAGAAATGTGCATTTCCATATAAAGAATGTGACGAAAAGATGCCACAAGACGCAATGCTTTTGAAATCGCTGAAGGAAGATTTCTGTCACGTGAATTTG GACATATGTGGCTCGCAggaaaaatcctttaaaattaGTCAACCAGGGAGATCACAGGTCGTCTATACATTGCAAGTGGGCGACGAATGTATCGTAGCTCCGTTGAGTCTCTTTCACACGGAGCTACTCGGTGTGACTGGAGTAAAAAAGGAGGCAAAAGTACAAAAGACAGCAGCGCATCAAACCGATCCAGAAGATTGTTTCGATGCCGAGTATTTACGTGAGACTGGT CGTAAAGGCGCCAAAGAGCAAATGGACCAAATTCAAATCGATGGTTCCGTTCTTCCGACCAACGACAATCCCGAGGAAGACATTGTGGTTGATGCGCTCGAAGTGGAGCGCGAAATGAAACCATTCGACAAGGAATTTGTTTTGCCCGGTGGTCAAATAATTGGACTGGATCAGGCCGTTCTACAGAGCATTGAACGATGCC CAAACGACGAACTGAAACGCAAAATGTACGGCTGCATATTGGTGGTTGGTGGTGGAATGAAATTCATTGGAATCGGAAAGTGGCTACAAAATCGAGTCGGACTGCAAATTCCCTATTTATATCGATCGGAACACCTGGACATCGTCACCAGTCCGAAGGAAATGGATCCGGCGATGACAG CTTGGAAAGGTGCTGCTGTTATGTCTTGTCTGGAAAGCGCACCGGAATTGTGGATTCAGGGCGCAGAGTGGCAAAAGCATGGATTGAGAATATTAAGGGAGAAGGCACCGTTTATGTGGTAA
- the LOC119076796 gene encoding uncharacterized protein LOC119076796 — protein sequence MKVSAIIVLIIVSLTVFTDAQMMKDQSSGDDWSMSGLDSTPMLKSEQVKSLSLDDIDMNSDTDDSFDISTTGKGRREREVRAFFDLILNILETIRGPAKNDIRRKDN from the exons ATGAAAGTGTCTGCAATTATTGTACTAATTATCGTCAGCCTAACGGTG TTCACCGACGCACAAATGATGAAAGACCAATCGTCAGGGGATGATTGGAGCATGAGTGGATTGGACTCGACGCCAATGTTGAAGAGCGAACAGGTAAAGTCTTTGAGCCTAGACGACATTGATATGAATTCAGATACGGACGATAGCTTTGATATTTCAACCACCGGGAAAGGTAGACGTGAACGTGAGGTACGTGCCTTTTTCGATctaattttgaacattttggaGACGATAAGAGGTCCGGCGAAAAATGATATTCGTCGCAaagataattga
- the LOC119076798 gene encoding uncharacterized protein LOC119076798 — translation MAKLGLVFICVFLLVQWSLAARVVRDAPEAPVKAEGTEQNQFNLNEAINTFKEGIQKAFSKDNLDKMLENLGDAGDKLKEFGQNVINKAQETAADIANAANKKKEETSS, via the exons atggCCAAATTGGGATTAGTTTTCATCTGTGTTTTCTTGTTGGTTCAA TGGTCACTGGCTGCTCGAGTAGTACGAGATGCACCAGAAGCACCAGTCAAAGCTGAAGGAACTGAACAGAACCAATTCAACTTAAATGAAGCAATTAACACCTTCAAAGAGGGAATTCAAAAGGCATTCTCCAAGGACAATCTCGAT aaaatgttgGAGAATTTGGGTGATGCCGGCGATAAATTGAAGGAATTCGGCCAAAATGTGATTAACAAAGCACAAGAAACAGCGGCCGATATCGCGAACGCAGCTAACAAGAAGAAGGAAGAAACCAGTTCATAG